A window of Novosphingobium sp. G106 contains these coding sequences:
- the virB11 gene encoding P-type DNA transfer ATPase VirB11: protein MSNTAVLENALLPLRPLLAREDVTELVINKAGEAAIETRDGWSWETLPDLNEKSLLALARAAAAFTHQDISQSTPICSTILPSGERVQLVVPPAVPAGTVSITIRKPSSVTLTMEDFERGGLFSETKIATRQVSPLDVELRDLLDAGKHVEFFQKAVQGRKNILISGATGSGKTTLSKGLIQLIPPHERLLTIEDTRELVVPHRNVVHMLYAKDKQGTAKISAKDLLESALRMRPDRILLQELRDGTAFFYLRNVNSGHPGSITTIHADSAELAFEQLTLLVKESEGGADLARDDIRSLLKLLVDVVVQTKKVEGRFRVTEIYFDPENRL from the coding sequence ATGAGCAATACGGCTGTCCTCGAAAACGCCTTGCTGCCGTTGCGCCCTCTGCTCGCGCGTGAGGACGTAACGGAGCTGGTGATTAACAAGGCTGGCGAGGCGGCAATTGAAACGCGCGATGGGTGGTCCTGGGAGACATTGCCCGACCTGAATGAAAAGTCGCTGCTCGCGCTCGCGCGGGCAGCGGCGGCTTTCACGCATCAGGACATAAGCCAGTCCACGCCGATCTGCTCCACAATCCTCCCCAGCGGCGAGCGTGTGCAGCTGGTTGTGCCGCCTGCTGTCCCTGCCGGCACAGTGTCCATCACCATCCGCAAGCCGTCATCGGTGACGTTGACGATGGAGGATTTCGAGCGCGGTGGGCTGTTTAGCGAGACGAAGATCGCAACCCGGCAAGTCTCGCCGCTCGATGTTGAATTGCGCGATCTGCTCGACGCAGGGAAGCACGTCGAATTTTTCCAGAAGGCGGTCCAGGGCCGCAAGAATATCCTGATTTCCGGCGCTACCGGCTCGGGAAAGACGACGCTCTCTAAAGGGCTGATCCAGCTCATTCCGCCGCATGAGCGGCTGCTGACGATCGAAGACACGCGCGAATTGGTCGTTCCGCATCGCAACGTGGTCCACATGCTCTACGCGAAGGACAAGCAGGGCACCGCGAAAATCTCTGCAAAGGATCTTCTGGAATCGGCCCTGCGTATGCGGCCTGACCGGATACTGTTGCAGGAGCTGCGCGACGGCACCGCGTTCTTCTATCTCCGCAACGTCAACTCAGGCCACCCCGGCTCGATCACGACGATCCATGCGGACTCGGCCGAACTCGCGTTCGAACAGCTGACATTGCTGGTCAAGGAAAGCGAGGGCGGCGCCGATCTGGCCCGTGACGACATTCGCAGCCTGCTCAAGCTGCTGGTTGATGTGGTCGTGCAGACCAAGAAGGTCGAAGGCCGCTTTCGCGTGACGGAGATATATTTTGATCCAGAAAACAGGCTCTAA